From one Sus scrofa isolate TJ Tabasco breed Duroc chromosome 9, Sscrofa11.1, whole genome shotgun sequence genomic stretch:
- the CCDC71L gene encoding coiled-coil domain-containing protein 71L, with protein sequence MRRSVKRRRRRPPAAPAAAARGGGFRAGAGPELEAREEKVVYSRSQLSLADSTKALGDAFKLFMPRSTEFMSSDAELWSFLCSLKHQFSPHILRSKDVYGYSSCRALVPDPPGPPAARGRTRRPAPSAAARRRRRGARAPAARRRKPPPPPPLSPLPAPEESCPAKPAAPGPCFGGRTLEEIWRAATPTLTTFPTIRVGGDVWGERSLAAARRRASQVLRVNLEPVVRLRRFPVPRA encoded by the coding sequence ATGCGGCGCAGCGTGAAGAGGCGGCGGCGCCGGCCCCCGGCAGCCCCGGCCGCGGCCGCCCGGGGCGGCGGCTTTAGGGCGGGAGCAGGGCCCGAGCTGGAGGCGCGGGAGGAGAAGGTGGTATACTCGCGGTCTCAACTGTCGCTGGCCGACAGCACCAAGGCGCTGGGCGACGCCTTCAAGCTGTTCATGCCCCGCAGCACGGAGTTCATGAGCTCGGACGCGGAGCTCTGGAGCTTCCTCTGCAGCCTTAAGCACCAGTTCTCCCCGCATATCCTGCGCAGCAAGGACGTCTACGGCTACTCCTCCTGCCGGGCCCTGGTCCCCGACCCCCCGGGACCCCCCGCTGCCCGCGGCCGGACACGCAGGCCAGCACCGAGTGCGGCGGCCAGGAGGAGGCGCCGCGGAGCCCGggcgcccgccgcccgccggAGGAAGcccccgccaccgccgccgctgTCGCCGCTGCCGGCCCCCGAGGAGAGCTGCCCTGCCAAGCCCGCGGCGCCCGGGCCCTGCTTCGGGGGCCGCACCCTGGAGGAGATCTGGAGGGCGGCCACCCCGACGCTGACCACCTTTCCCACCATTCGCGTCGGCGGCGACGTGTGGGGCGAGCGCAGCCTGGCGGCGGCGCGGCGCCGGGCAAGCCAAGTCCTGCGAGTGAACCTGGAACCCGTGGTGAGGCTCCGCCGCTTCCCCGTGCCCCGGGCGTGA